The Neobacillus sp. PS3-34 genome has a window encoding:
- a CDS encoding DUF881 domain-containing protein, with protein sequence MGKNKIGSFTLVAAIVGFMIAIQFQTVKKPVERDTRDIWQLREDLLKEKELQSNLLKEIRSNEDKLSAYDSKRKQSKEQVLRETLDELKTEAGLTEIKGPGIILTIEPVYEEIKLGEPVTSSVSPDLLKRLLNELNMYEAKQISIDGQRVINTTVIRDINKETKIDGYTIRDLPIEVKVVTDNMSTAEKLYNRMQVSKSAEEFFIDNLRLKVSEPKPDITVPSYGNPIRIRNMEPVEKGGKS encoded by the coding sequence GTGGGCAAGAATAAAATAGGAAGCTTTACGCTGGTGGCCGCAATTGTAGGTTTTATGATTGCCATTCAGTTTCAAACAGTAAAGAAGCCTGTAGAAAGAGATACGAGGGATATTTGGCAGCTTCGGGAAGACCTTCTTAAGGAAAAAGAGCTTCAATCCAATCTCCTTAAGGAAATACGTTCCAATGAAGACAAGCTTTCCGCTTACGACTCTAAACGCAAACAAAGCAAGGAACAGGTTCTAAGGGAAACACTTGATGAGTTAAAAACTGAAGCGGGCCTGACCGAAATTAAGGGTCCGGGCATTATCCTGACAATTGAACCTGTTTATGAAGAGATAAAATTGGGTGAACCTGTAACTTCGTCAGTATCTCCTGATCTTCTTAAAAGGCTATTAAATGAATTGAATATGTATGAAGCAAAACAAATTTCGATTGATGGACAGCGCGTTATAAATACTACCGTTATACGTGATATCAACAAAGAAACAAAAATTGACGGCTATACGATCAGGGACCTCCCGATAGAAGTAAAAGTGGTCACTGACAATATGAGTACCGCAGAAAAGCTATACAATAGAATGCAGGTTTCAAAGTCTGCAGAAGAGTTTTTTATAGATAATTTAAGGCTGAAGGTTTCAGAACCGAAGCCGGACATAACAGTTCCTTCTTATGGAAACCCTATTCGCATTCGAAATATGGAACCTGTTGAAAAAGGAGGCAAATCGTAA
- the spoIIGA gene encoding sigma-E processing peptidase SpoIIGA, with protein MAVYLDVIWTLNLLFDSFLLYLTAIFLKREIKLWRIFAGGLIGSFIVLLSFTPLNVYSSHPVSKLLCSILMVLTSFGFKRWRYFANGLLTLYFSTFLIGGALIGIHYFIQYDRKMTENILLSSVKGFGDPVSWIFILVGFPIAWHFSKKRFENMEMTKIQFEQLVCVDVDIEGHHFEFKGLVDSGNQLYDPISKMPVMFVSVKKQLEKMPEVIKSLAEEAESIIMGEGEISAEWQNRLRVIPYRVVGKEHQLVVAVKPDAITIRTRDEQFICEKGLISFTMQQLSAEEAFECIVHPKMLTGPRKPIEAVKVS; from the coding sequence TTGGCTGTATATTTGGACGTAATCTGGACGCTGAATTTATTATTTGATAGTTTCCTCCTCTATTTAACTGCTATTTTTCTGAAAAGAGAAATTAAATTATGGAGAATTTTTGCAGGAGGACTAATCGGCTCATTCATCGTATTACTGTCCTTTACACCTCTCAATGTTTATTCCAGCCACCCGGTTTCAAAATTACTGTGTTCCATATTAATGGTATTGACCTCGTTTGGTTTTAAAAGATGGCGTTATTTTGCAAATGGGCTTTTGACTCTATATTTCTCTACGTTTTTAATCGGCGGCGCATTGATTGGTATTCATTATTTTATTCAATATGACAGAAAGATGACTGAAAACATTCTCCTTTCAAGTGTCAAAGGTTTCGGGGATCCTGTCAGCTGGATTTTTATTCTCGTCGGATTTCCTATTGCATGGCACTTCTCAAAAAAGAGATTTGAAAATATGGAAATGACGAAAATTCAGTTTGAACAGCTCGTATGTGTTGACGTAGATATCGAAGGACACCATTTTGAATTTAAGGGATTGGTAGACAGCGGAAACCAGCTATATGATCCTATATCAAAAATGCCAGTTATGTTCGTTTCCGTAAAAAAGCAGCTGGAGAAAATGCCGGAAGTAATAAAGAGTTTAGCCGAAGAGGCAGAGTCGATCATTATGGGAGAAGGAGAAATTTCTGCTGAATGGCAGAATCGATTAAGAGTAATCCCTTATAGAGTGGTTGGAAAAGAGCATCAGCTGGTGGTAGCTGTTAAGCCAGATGCAATTACCATTAGGACAAGGGATGAACAATTCATTTGTGAGAAAGGCCTTATTTCCTTTACAATGCAGCAGCTCTCCGCTGAAGAAGCATTTGAATGTATCGTTCATCCAAAGATGCTAACGGGACCTAGGAAGCCCATTGAGGCGGTTAAGGTAAGTTAA
- a CDS encoding DUF881 domain-containing protein, with amino-acid sequence MKKLKVKGNHVVLSLVCLVLGYMIAFSYHLTQRENESHHNKITSKQWDKTIDLRNQLIAQEEANRSLQKELRNKQGKVLKNEKELSKEANIYFNLAEDAEKYRMFLGKVKVKGKGVKVTLDDGDYNPDEKNINNYLVHEFHVFKVINELYISGASAVAINGQRLSSHSYINCNGPVITVDGVEHPAPFVITAIGDPDVLSSALNLTGGVKDQLVNDNIVFSLEEEDNIVLDPILGS; translated from the coding sequence ATGAAAAAACTAAAGGTAAAAGGTAATCATGTTGTACTATCTCTTGTGTGCCTTGTCTTGGGATATATGATTGCCTTTTCCTATCATCTTACCCAAAGAGAAAATGAAAGCCATCATAATAAAATTACAAGTAAACAATGGGATAAAACGATCGATTTAAGAAATCAGTTAATTGCACAGGAGGAAGCTAACAGAAGCCTCCAAAAAGAGCTGAGGAATAAGCAGGGGAAGGTTCTTAAAAATGAAAAGGAACTCTCCAAAGAAGCGAACATCTATTTTAACCTTGCAGAGGACGCTGAAAAATATCGTATGTTTCTTGGTAAGGTAAAGGTAAAGGGAAAAGGCGTGAAGGTTACCCTGGACGATGGTGACTACAACCCGGATGAAAAAAACATTAATAATTACCTCGTCCATGAATTTCATGTTTTCAAGGTGATTAATGAGCTTTATATTTCCGGTGCATCAGCTGTCGCAATTAATGGCCAGAGACTCTCAAGCCATTCCTATATTAATTGCAATGGGCCAGTCATTACAGTCGATGGTGTAGAGCATCCTGCCCCCTTCGTCATCACTGCTATAGGAGATCCGGATGTTTTATCATCTGCACTTAACCTGACCGGGGGCGTAAAGGATCAGCTCGTCAATGACAATATTGTTTTTTCACTGGAAGAAGAGGATAATATCGTGCTTGATCCTATTTTAGGAAGCTAG
- the mraZ gene encoding division/cell wall cluster transcriptional repressor MraZ — protein sequence MFMGEYHHNIDNKGRLIVPSKFRDDLGEMFVITRGLDQCLFGYPLSEWSLIEEKLKGLPLTKKDARAFTRFFFSGATESEIDKQGRINIPAPLLQYAKLDKECVILGVSNRIEIWSKQIWEDYFTESEESFAEIAENMIGFDI from the coding sequence ATGTTCATGGGTGAATACCATCATAACATTGATAATAAAGGCCGTTTAATCGTGCCCTCCAAATTCCGCGATGACCTAGGGGAAATGTTTGTTATTACGCGGGGTCTGGATCAATGCTTATTTGGTTATCCACTCTCAGAATGGAGCTTAATCGAAGAAAAGTTAAAAGGTTTGCCTTTAACTAAGAAAGATGCCCGAGCCTTTACAAGATTTTTCTTTTCAGGTGCAACTGAAAGTGAAATCGATAAACAGGGGAGAATCAATATTCCTGCCCCGCTGCTCCAATATGCGAAATTAGATAAAGAATGTGTCATTTTGGGCGTTTCCAATCGAATTGAAATATGGAGCAAACAGATTTGGGAAGACTATTTTACAGAGTCAGAAGAATCTTTTGCAGAAATTGCAGAAAATATGATTGGCTTTGATATATAA
- the sigE gene encoding RNA polymerase sporulation sigma factor SigE, which translates to MKKWRLRLSYYWYKILIKLGLKTDEVYYIGGSEALPPPLNKEEEELLLNKLPNGDKAARSILIERNLRLVVYIARKFENTGINIEDLISIGTIGLIKAVNTFNPEKKIKLATYASRCIENEILMYLRRNNKIRSEVSFDEPLNIDWDGNELLLSDVLGTDDDIITKDLEANVDRKLLTKALHQLSDREKQIMELRFGLTNGEEKTQKDVADMLGISQSYISRLEKRIIKRLRKEFNKMV; encoded by the coding sequence ATGAAAAAATGGAGACTTCGATTATCCTACTACTGGTATAAAATTTTAATTAAACTAGGATTAAAAACGGACGAAGTTTATTATATTGGCGGAAGCGAGGCTCTGCCGCCTCCTTTGAACAAGGAAGAAGAAGAACTGCTGCTGAATAAGCTCCCTAATGGAGATAAAGCAGCAAGATCGATATTAATTGAAAGAAATCTGAGGCTTGTCGTTTATATTGCGCGAAAATTTGAAAACACCGGAATTAACATTGAAGATCTCATCAGTATTGGCACCATCGGCCTTATAAAGGCGGTTAATACATTTAACCCGGAAAAAAAGATCAAGCTTGCTACATACGCATCAAGGTGTATTGAGAATGAAATACTTATGTATTTAAGAAGGAATAATAAAATAAGATCAGAAGTTTCATTCGATGAACCGCTTAATATTGATTGGGATGGAAATGAATTATTATTATCGGATGTCCTCGGAACTGATGACGATATCATTACTAAGGATTTGGAAGCAAACGTTGACAGAAAGCTTTTAACAAAGGCTCTGCATCAATTATCAGACCGTGAAAAACAAATTATGGAGCTTCGCTTCGGACTTACAAACGGAGAGGAAAAAACCCAGAAAGATGTTGCCGATATGCTTGGTATTTCACAATCTTATATTTCAAGACTGGAAAAAAGAATCATAAAAAGATTGCGCAAGGAGTTTAACAAAATGGTATAA
- a CDS encoding FtsQ-type POTRA domain-containing protein — MEKGKIVPLEDRIPKLKQQRRRKANRRLIMLLLLFFMLIACVIYVQSPLSHVKYITVKGNELYSSKDLIMQTGLTQKTNIWKIKKNEIASKLESQPEIKDAKVSIEWPNSILIEVKEHQRMAFLAKESAYYPVLDNGKILLDEKSSEIPVNAPVLVDFEEGFAMKEMVKALKELPNEVLNSISEIHYTPQKTDKYHISLFMNDGFEVSATLRTFSEKMAHYPSIISQLDPNKKGVIDLEVGSFFRAYETEGEVKDEKTKGKR; from the coding sequence TTGGAAAAAGGGAAAATTGTTCCCCTTGAGGATAGGATACCAAAACTAAAACAACAAAGGCGCAGAAAAGCTAATAGAAGGCTTATCATGCTATTGCTTCTATTTTTCATGCTTATTGCCTGTGTAATCTATGTGCAATCACCTTTAAGCCATGTGAAATATATAACGGTTAAAGGTAATGAATTATATTCCTCAAAAGACCTTATTATGCAGACAGGCTTGACACAGAAAACAAATATTTGGAAAATCAAAAAGAATGAAATTGCCTCTAAACTGGAAAGCCAGCCTGAAATTAAAGATGCAAAGGTATCGATAGAATGGCCAAATTCAATTTTAATTGAAGTAAAGGAACATCAGAGAATGGCATTCCTTGCTAAAGAATCCGCTTATTATCCTGTGCTTGATAACGGAAAAATCCTGTTGGATGAAAAATCGTCGGAAATTCCAGTAAATGCACCAGTGTTAGTTGATTTTGAAGAGGGCTTCGCCATGAAGGAAATGGTAAAAGCGCTTAAAGAGCTGCCTAATGAAGTCCTTAATTCCATTTCAGAGATTCATTATACTCCGCAAAAAACGGACAAGTATCATATTTCGTTATTTATGAATGATGGGTTTGAAGTTAGTGCTACTTTAAGGACATTTTCAGAAAAGATGGCGCATTATCCTTCAATCATAAGCCAACTGGATCCCAATAAAAAAGGTGTAATTGATTTAGAAGTGGGGTCATTTTTCAGAGCTTATGAAACGGAAGGGGAGGTAAAAGATGAAAAAACTAAAGGTAAAAGGTAA
- a CDS encoding small basic family protein produces MWLPLMGLIVGVFLGLLTDIRIPEEYSNYLSIAVLAAFDTLFGGIRAHLQNIYDEKVFVSGFFFNIILAASLAFLGVHLGVDLYLAAVFAFGVRLFQNIAVIRRIILSKWSTNKQKIEKN; encoded by the coding sequence ATGTGGCTTCCATTAATGGGATTGATTGTAGGCGTTTTTCTGGGCTTGCTTACAGATATCCGCATCCCTGAGGAGTACTCTAACTATTTATCGATTGCCGTCCTGGCAGCCTTCGATACATTGTTTGGAGGCATAAGGGCCCATTTGCAAAATATTTATGATGAAAAGGTTTTTGTTTCAGGATTTTTCTTTAATATTATCCTTGCTGCAAGTTTGGCTTTTCTAGGTGTCCATCTTGGTGTAGACTTGTATTTAGCAGCAGTATTTGCGTTTGGAGTGCGATTATTCCAGAATATCGCGGTCATCCGCAGAATAATATTGTCAAAATGGTCAACCAACAAGCAAAAAATAGAAAAAAATTGA
- the ftsA gene encoding cell division protein FtsA, which yields MNSNEIYVSLDIGTSSVKVIIGEMVNDSLNIIGVGNVHSEGLRKGSIVDIDETVHSIKRAIEQAERMIGMEIRQVIVGISGNHVMLQQCHGVVAVSSDNREISNEDVSRVIDAAQVVSIPPEREIIDVIPRQFIVDGLDEINDPRGMIGVRLEMEGTIITGSKTILHNTLRCVERAGLDVLDITLQPLAAASFALSKDEKNLGVALVDIGGGSTTIAVFDQGHLKATSVIPIGGDHITKDLSIGLRTSTEDAEKIKVKYGHAFYDDASEEEVFSVPIIGSDQHQQFNQLEISDIIEARMEEIFELVSNEMKRMGVRDLPGGYVLTGGVSNLQGILELGQVIFQNRVRMAVPDYIGVREPQYTTAVGLIKFAYKNAKLRGGLASVPSPVSEPKEKRIPKQQQPKPKQEKQPEEKVSSRVKKFLGYFFE from the coding sequence ATGAACAGCAATGAGATATATGTAAGTCTTGACATCGGTACATCCAGTGTAAAAGTAATCATTGGTGAAATGGTCAACGACTCATTAAATATTATTGGTGTTGGCAATGTTCATTCCGAAGGTTTGCGGAAGGGATCCATTGTTGATATAGATGAAACCGTTCATTCTATTAAAAGGGCAATTGAGCAGGCTGAGAGAATGATAGGTATGGAGATTAGACAGGTAATTGTCGGAATTTCCGGCAATCATGTCATGCTTCAGCAATGCCATGGCGTTGTGGCGGTTTCGAGTGATAACCGCGAAATATCGAACGAAGATGTATCCCGTGTCATTGATGCAGCCCAGGTTGTATCGATTCCTCCAGAGAGAGAAATCATCGACGTCATTCCAAGGCAATTTATTGTTGACGGTTTGGATGAAATCAATGACCCGCGCGGCATGATAGGTGTTAGGCTTGAAATGGAAGGTACCATAATTACTGGATCAAAAACCATTTTACATAATACACTGCGCTGTGTAGAGCGTGCTGGTCTAGATGTATTAGACATAACTTTGCAGCCACTGGCCGCAGCTTCCTTTGCCTTATCGAAAGATGAAAAAAATCTTGGTGTTGCTCTTGTTGACATCGGTGGAGGTTCTACTACCATCGCAGTATTTGACCAGGGGCATTTAAAGGCAACCAGCGTTATTCCGATTGGCGGAGACCATATCACTAAAGACTTGTCCATCGGCCTGCGGACTTCCACGGAAGATGCAGAAAAAATTAAGGTCAAATATGGACATGCTTTTTATGATGATGCCTCTGAAGAAGAAGTTTTCAGTGTGCCGATCATTGGAAGCGATCAGCATCAACAATTTAACCAGCTTGAAATTTCTGATATTATAGAAGCAAGGATGGAAGAAATCTTCGAGTTGGTTTCAAATGAAATGAAAAGAATGGGCGTCCGAGATTTGCCTGGGGGATATGTATTAACTGGCGGAGTATCCAATTTACAGGGTATATTGGAGCTTGGTCAGGTTATTTTCCAGAACCGGGTAAGAATGGCTGTCCCTGATTATATTGGTGTCAGAGAACCCCAATATACTACAGCGGTAGGATTAATAAAGTTTGCTTATAAAAACGCGAAGTTAAGAGGCGGATTGGCAAGCGTGCCATCTCCAGTTTCCGAACCGAAGGAAAAGCGAATTCCAAAACAGCAGCAGCCTAAACCAAAGCAAGAAAAGCAGCCGGAAGAAAAAGTTTCATCAAGAGTAAAAAAATTTCTTGGATACTTTTTTGAGTAG
- the rsmH gene encoding 16S rRNA (cytosine(1402)-N(4))-methyltransferase RsmH: MFEHTTVLLKETVEGLNIKPDGIYVDCTLGGAGHSSYLLSKLNKKGKLFAFDQDETAIANAKEKLSAYEEQLTIIKSNFSFLKSELEELGIEKVDGILYDLGVSSPQLDTPERGFSYHHDAPLDMRMDSDATLSAYDVINHWRYEDLVRIFFQYGEEKFSKQVARKIEAAREKKPIESTGELVDLIKDAIPAPARRKGGHPAKRVFQAIRIAVNDELGVFEKSLEQAIGLLKPGGRISVITFHSLEDRICKSAFKKASETPNLLPGLPIIPDEYKPVLKLVTRKPILPSEEELEQNNRARSAKLRIAEKL; the protein is encoded by the coding sequence GTGTTTGAACATACAACTGTCTTATTGAAGGAAACGGTGGAGGGCTTGAATATTAAGCCGGATGGCATATATGTCGATTGTACTCTCGGCGGTGCCGGACACAGTTCTTATCTTCTCTCAAAACTGAACAAAAAAGGAAAGTTATTTGCTTTTGACCAGGATGAAACGGCCATTGCTAATGCAAAGGAAAAATTATCAGCCTACGAAGAACAATTAACCATCATAAAGAGCAATTTTTCATTTTTAAAAAGCGAATTAGAAGAATTAGGTATCGAAAAGGTGGATGGGATCCTTTACGATCTTGGTGTTTCCTCACCGCAGCTGGATACACCGGAAAGAGGCTTTAGTTATCACCATGATGCCCCGCTGGACATGAGAATGGACAGTGATGCCACTCTCTCCGCATATGATGTAATTAATCATTGGAGATATGAAGATTTGGTAAGAATCTTTTTTCAATACGGTGAAGAGAAGTTTTCCAAGCAGGTTGCCAGGAAAATTGAAGCAGCAAGAGAAAAGAAGCCAATCGAATCAACCGGTGAGCTTGTTGACCTGATTAAAGATGCGATTCCAGCTCCGGCCAGAAGGAAAGGCGGCCATCCAGCTAAACGCGTTTTTCAGGCAATCAGAATCGCTGTGAATGATGAGCTAGGCGTTTTTGAAAAGTCTCTTGAACAAGCCATTGGTCTGCTGAAGCCCGGTGGAAGAATCAGTGTTATTACATTCCATTCGCTGGAGGACAGGATCTGTAAATCTGCCTTCAAAAAAGCGAGTGAAACGCCAAACCTGCTTCCAGGCCTTCCTATAATACCTGATGAATACAAACCAGTTCTTAAATTGGTTACAAGAAAGCCGATCCTGCCGAGTGAAGAGGAATTGGAACAAAACAACCGGGCTCGGTCTGCTAAGCTTAGAATCGCTGAAAAATTATAA
- a CDS encoding UDP-N-acetylmuramoyl-L-alanyl-D-glutamate--2,6-diaminopimelate ligase, producing MKLHELLNNLHALVPFSGENPDITSIENDNRKVEQGSLFICIKGYTVDGHDFAEAAVKSGAVAVIAEHDLPLNVPVIVVNDTNRAMAVLADAFYGQPSRKFKLVGITGTNGKTTVSHLIEKVLSDAGKKTGLIGTMYTKIGAQMIETKNTTPESLTLQKTFKSMADEGVEAAVMEVSSHALDEGRVRGTEFDVAVFTNLSQDHLDYHHTMEEYKHAKGLLFSQLGNTFETNKPKFAVLNVDDPASDSFMRGTSAHIITYGIDQKADISAKDITMTSKGTAFTLSAAGRELLVNMQLIGKFSVYNVLAGIGAGLALGMPLEHIIRSIEGVEGVAGRFELVNAGQDFTVIVDYAHTPDSLENVLSTISQFAQKKVFVVVGCGGDRDRTKRPLMAKIACNLATDPIFTSDNPRSEDPIEILKDMQAGAEGKSYQLIPDRKAAIEFAVKNASEGDVILIAGKGHETYQIIGSQVFDFDDRKMAKDAIEGR from the coding sequence ATGAAATTACATGAGCTTCTTAACAATCTACACGCTTTGGTACCATTTAGCGGTGAGAATCCCGATATTACTTCCATTGAAAATGATAATCGTAAGGTAGAGCAAGGAAGTTTATTTATTTGTATCAAAGGCTATACCGTCGATGGACATGATTTTGCAGAAGCAGCAGTGAAAAGCGGTGCAGTGGCTGTGATTGCCGAACATGATTTGCCTTTGAATGTACCGGTGATTGTCGTTAACGATACTAACAGGGCAATGGCCGTGCTGGCGGATGCCTTTTATGGACAGCCGAGCCGCAAATTCAAGCTGGTCGGAATTACAGGTACAAATGGCAAAACGACAGTAAGCCATTTAATAGAGAAGGTTTTATCCGATGCTGGAAAAAAGACGGGTTTAATAGGCACAATGTATACAAAAATAGGTGCCCAAATGATTGAAACCAAAAATACAACACCCGAAAGCCTCACCCTTCAAAAGACGTTTAAAAGCATGGCGGATGAGGGAGTAGAAGCTGCCGTAATGGAGGTTTCCTCCCATGCTCTGGATGAAGGGAGAGTACGTGGCACAGAATTTGATGTTGCTGTATTTACCAATCTATCTCAGGACCATCTTGATTATCACCATACGATGGAAGAATATAAGCATGCTAAAGGATTGCTATTTTCACAGCTGGGGAACACCTTTGAAACTAACAAACCGAAGTTTGCGGTTCTAAATGTGGATGATCCGGCATCTGATTCTTTCATGCGCGGAACTTCAGCCCATATCATCACTTACGGTATTGATCAGAAAGCGGATATTTCTGCAAAAGATATTACCATGACTTCCAAGGGAACGGCTTTCACTTTATCTGCAGCCGGCAGGGAATTATTAGTCAACATGCAGCTTATTGGGAAATTCAGTGTATATAATGTTTTAGCGGGCATTGGAGCAGGCCTTGCCTTAGGAATGCCTCTCGAACATATTATTCGTTCTATTGAAGGGGTCGAGGGTGTTGCAGGCCGTTTTGAGCTTGTAAATGCAGGACAGGATTTTACGGTAATAGTGGATTACGCCCATACACCTGACAGCCTAGAAAACGTGCTGAGCACCATTTCCCAATTTGCTCAAAAAAAGGTTTTTGTTGTCGTTGGCTGTGGAGGGGATAGGGACCGTACAAAGCGCCCTTTAATGGCGAAGATTGCATGCAATCTAGCAACAGACCCTATTTTCACTTCAGATAATCCGAGAAGTGAAGACCCAATTGAGATTCTTAAGGATATGCAGGCTGGTGCAGAAGGAAAATCCTACCAATTAATTCCGGACAGGAAAGCAGCTATTGAGTTTGCTGTGAAGAATGCGTCGGAAGGTGATGTAATTTTAATCGCTGGAAAAGGCCATGAAACTTATCAGATCATTGGCAGTCAAGTATTTGATTTTGACGATCGAAAAATGGCTAAAGATGCAATTGAGGGGCGATGA
- the murD gene encoding UDP-N-acetylmuramoyl-L-alanine--D-glutamate ligase — MKKINTYCHKKILVLGLAKSGVTAASLLHKLGAFVTVNDMKPLSENPEAQGLLEQGIKVICGEHPIELLEEGFELIVKNPGIPYNNPMIEGALNRGIPVITEVELAYQISEAPFIAITGTNGKTTTTTLVHEMLEAGRKNPLIAGNIGTVASGVAEEAKPDNTIVIELSSFQLMGIETFNPKIAIITNLYDAHLDYHGTRSEYFNAKANITKNQTGSEYLIVNAEQDEVMEIAKHSNAAIIPFSAKNKLEHGAYVDNGWLCFNGEQVIEIKDVVLPGTHNLENILSSMAAAKLSEVSNEAIKEVLTTFTGVKHRLQYIGEVNNRKFYNDSKATNILATVNALAAFQQPVVLLAGGLDRGNEFDELIPFLKNVKAMITFGQTAAKIERVGRQAGIKTISHVDNVEKAVPVAFSLSEPGDVILLSPACASWDQYKTFEVRGDIFINAVHKLK; from the coding sequence TTGAAAAAGATCAATACTTACTGTCATAAAAAAATTCTGGTCCTTGGACTGGCAAAGAGCGGCGTTACAGCGGCCTCTCTACTACATAAGCTGGGTGCATTTGTCACCGTTAATGATATGAAGCCACTGTCAGAAAATCCTGAAGCACAGGGATTGCTGGAGCAAGGCATAAAAGTGATTTGCGGGGAGCATCCGATTGAATTGCTTGAAGAAGGCTTTGAATTAATCGTTAAAAATCCCGGAATTCCTTATAATAATCCGATGATAGAAGGGGCGTTAAATAGAGGAATTCCAGTCATCACCGAGGTAGAGCTTGCATATCAAATATCGGAAGCACCATTTATTGCGATCACAGGTACAAACGGAAAAACGACGACGACTACCCTCGTCCATGAAATGCTGGAAGCAGGGCGTAAAAACCCTTTAATTGCTGGAAACATAGGGACAGTGGCATCAGGGGTTGCCGAAGAGGCGAAGCCGGATAATACAATTGTCATTGAACTTTCCTCATTCCAGCTTATGGGGATTGAAACTTTTAATCCGAAAATCGCCATTATCACAAATTTATATGATGCTCATTTGGACTATCACGGTACGAGAAGCGAATATTTTAATGCAAAAGCGAATATCACTAAAAATCAGACCGGCTCTGAATACCTGATTGTAAATGCGGAACAGGATGAAGTAATGGAAATTGCCAAGCACTCAAATGCGGCTATTATCCCTTTTTCTGCAAAAAACAAGCTGGAGCATGGTGCTTATGTTGATAATGGATGGCTATGCTTCAATGGAGAGCAGGTAATAGAAATAAAGGATGTCGTCCTGCCGGGAACACATAATCTTGAAAATATATTGTCTTCTATGGCAGCGGCTAAACTCTCTGAAGTAAGCAATGAAGCGATCAAAGAGGTATTAACAACATTTACAGGTGTTAAACACCGCCTCCAGTACATTGGCGAAGTAAACAACAGAAAATTTTATAATGACTCAAAGGCAACAAATATCCTTGCAACCGTAAACGCTCTTGCAGCATTTCAGCAGCCTGTAGTCCTGTTGGCTGGCGGCCTTGACAGGGGAAATGAGTTCGATGAGCTGATTCCATTTTTAAAAAATGTAAAAGCAATGATTACCTTCGGCCAGACTGCAGCGAAAATCGAGCGTGTGGGTCGACAGGCTGGAATAAAAACGATTTCGCATGTCGATAATGTTGAGAAAGCCGTGCCTGTAGCATTTAGTTTATCTGAACCAGGCGACGTGATTTTGTTATCTCCTGCATGTGCGAGCTGGGATCAATACAAAACTTTTGAGGTCAGGGGAGACATTTTTATCAACGCGGTGCATAAGCTTAAGTAA